From Mustela erminea isolate mMusErm1 chromosome 1, mMusErm1.Pri, whole genome shotgun sequence, a single genomic window includes:
- the KBTBD8 gene encoding kelch repeat and BTB domain-containing protein 8: MAASADLSKSSPTPNGIPSSDTAHDAMDPFHACSILKQLKTMYDEGQLTDIVVEVDHGKTFSCHRNVLAAISPYFRSMFTSGLTESTQKEVRIVGVEAESMDLVLNYAYTSRVVLTEANVQALFTAASIFQIPSIQDQCAKYMISHLDPQNSIGVFIFADHYGHQELGDRSKEYIRKKFLCVTKEQEFLQLTKDQLISILDSDDLNVDREEHVYESIVRWFEHEQNEREVHLPEIFAKCIRFPLMEEAFIEKIPPQFAQAIAKSYVEKGPSNTNGCTQRLGMTASEMIICFDAAHKHSGKKQTVPCLDIVTGRVFKLCKPPNDLREVGILVSPDNDIYIAGGYRPSSSEVSIDHKAENDFWMYDHSTNRWLSKPPLLRARIGCKLVYCCGKMYAIGGRVYEGDGRNSLKSVECYDSRENCWTSVCAMPVAMEFHNAVEYKEKIYVLQGEFFLFYEPQKDYWGFLTPMTVPRIQGLAAVYKNSIYYIAGTCGNHQRMFTVEAYDIELNKWTRKKDFPCDESINPYLKLVLFQNKLHLFVRATQVTVEEHVFRTSRKNSLYQYDDITDQWMKVYETPDRLWDLGRHFECAVAKLYPQCLQKVL; encoded by the exons ATGGCCGCGTCGGCAG ATTTAAGTAAGTCTTCCCCAACACCGAATGGGATTCCATCTTCAGACACAGCCCACGATGCCATGGACCCCTTCCATGCGTGCAGTATTCTTAAGCAACTTAAAACAATGTACGATGAAGGACAGTTGACAGACATTGTAGTGGAAGTGGATCACGGGAAAACATTTTCCTGTCATAGAAACGTTCTTGCTGCGATCAGCCCCTACTTCAG ATCCATGTTCACTAGCGGCCTTACAGAAAGTACTCAAAAAGAAGTTCGAATAGTTGGTGTTGAAGCTGAATCAATGGATTTAGTGTTGAACTATGCCTACACCTCCAGAGTGGTTCTGACAGAGGCCAATGTTCAAGCCTTGTTCACTGCAGCTAGCATCTTCCAGATTCCTTCCATCCAAGACCAGTGTGCTAAGTACATGATCAGTCATTTGGACCCACAGAATTCTATTGGGGTCTTCATCTTTGCTGATCATTATGGTCATCAGGAACTCGGAGATCGATCAAAAGAATACATTCGTAAAAAGTTTCTGTGTGTCACCAAAGAACAAGAGTTTCTCCAGTTGACAAAAGACCAACTGATAAGTATCCTAGACAGTGATGATTTAAACGTAGACCGAGAAGAGCATGTTTATGAAAGCATCGTAAGGTGGTTTGAACATgaacagaatgaaagagaagtgCACCTTCCAGAAATTTTTGCCAAATGCATACGATTTCCTCTGATGGAAGAGGCCTTTATAGAGAAAATTCCACCTCAGTTTGCACAGGCTATAGCCAAAAGCTATGTAGAAAAGGGCCCATCCAATACTAATGGCTGCACACAGAGACTTGGAATGACTGCATCTGAAATGATCATTTGCTTTGATGCTGCCCACAAACACTCAGGAAAGAAGCAAACAGTGCCTTGTCTAGATATAGTCACAGGAAGAGTGTTTAAACTATGCAAACCACCAAATGATCTAAGAGAAGTTGGGATTCTTGTATCACCAGATAATGATATTTACATTGCAGGAGGGTACCGGCCCAGCAGCAGCGAGGTCTCCATCGACCATAAGGCAGAAAATGATTTCTGGATGTATGACCATTCCACCAATAGGTGGCTTTCCAAACCCCCCTTGCTGCGAGCCAGAATAGGCTGCAAACTGGTGTATTGCTGTGGTAAGATGTATGCAATAGGAGGTCGTGTTTATGAAGGTGATGGGAGAAACTCACTAAAATCCGTGGAGTGCTACGACAGCAGAGAGAATTGCTGGACGAGCGTTTGCGCAATGCCTGTTGCAATGGAGTTTCATAACGCTGTGGAGTACAAAGAGAAGATCTATGTTTTACAGG gagaatttttcctcttctatgaGCCTCAAAAAGACTACTGGGGTTTTTTAACCCCCATGACTGTGCCTAGAATCCAGGGCTTAGCAGCTGTATACAAGAACTCTATCTACTACATAGCTGGAACCTGTGGAAATCATCAACGTATGTTTACTGTAGAAGCCTATGATattgaactaaataaatggacTCGGAAGAAGGACTTTCCATGTGATGAGTCCATAAATCCATACCTTAAACTGGTACTTTTTCAGAATAAACTACATTTATTTGTTCGAGCTACTCAAGTGACCGTTGAAGAACATGTCTTCAGAACCAGCAGGAAAAATTCCCTTTACCAATATGATGACATCACTGACCAATGGATGAAAGTGTACGAGACTCCAGACAGGCTCTGGGACCTTGGCCGGCATTTTGAATGTGCTGTTGCTAAACTCTATCCTCAGTGTCTTCAGAAAGTACTTTAA